The following DNA comes from Maylandia zebra isolate NMK-2024a linkage group LG6, Mzebra_GT3a, whole genome shotgun sequence.
GTAACGAAatacaacagataaaaatgaCTCACTCCAAACTTTATAAAGTCACGTAACTTTTAAGCAGCGCTACAAAACTTGTAACGTGACGAAGGTGTTGCTGTACAGAGCTGACAGGACACTTTATAATGGAAACTAATGTTACTATGGTAACCATTCCTTAAATGCAGAAGCTGTGGTGACGAGAGCGAACAAGCATTCAAACTCACGAGCAGCTCTGCTGCTGTAAGCTGTTGTCATGTAATGTAAAGGGCACCCATTGTAAAGCTTAAAATGATGCCGCGGTTGTGGAAGCATCATCTTTCCATGAGGTCATCAAACAGTTGgagttttcagtttgtttgtttttttaaagagtggACATTTCCATGACTCAGCTTTGGTTAGAAATGAAGtggacacttttctttttttgtcagtgtaGTCTGAAAAAGGTTACATTTACAGGAGGGCAATCTTTCAAAGATCTCAAAGGAGTCTAAAAGTGTCAGTTAAGGGTTTTCCAAAATGTTCAAACACATCCACTTGTTTTTTCATacatcaaatacattttaatgtaaCTGCTCCAGACAGACATTAAGTTCAGAAGTCACTATTGTGGTGCTGAAAATGTGAGATTTCTAATTTATTTAGAAAACAAACAGCTGGTTCAGATGGTTGGACAAAAACAAGCATCGCAAATGATTCCTTTGGTTTGATGGGCTTGAAGATTACTTCTGATTTTTGCTACTGGTGGGATTTAAAATTCCTGAAAACATGTGTTAATAGCAACTATCACAGCCCTAAATAACTCTGATACTGTAACAGGAGGATCTATATTTAGGTGGCGTCAGGCCACACACAGTGGTTTGTCACACTGGGCCTATTGTGTCATCAGTCCATCAGCTTCATTTGCATGACAGGGAACAGGAAGACACTCGCAGCGTGTCCACACCCTACAGGTCGACCCTTGCTTTTTAAACATCTGTGCGTGCACACATGATTTATTCTCTTactctttatgtttttatgaaatataaacatatgaatggtcagaaaacatctttacattatttacaaaGTGACCAGCAGAGTTTGACTTTGATGTGATGGAAGGCAGTAAAGTTTCTACTCTCCTTTTACAATCAAGGAGCTTCTACTGGTGATTGATTGGCTACATTAAGCTTTAAGGCAATGCACTGTTGAGAGTGTTGTTTCCATCAAGGCAATGGCACAATGTATTCTAAAAGGCAAGTGGTGCAAAGTGGACGGCGGTGCTGCACTTACATGATGTTTacattactttttattttctgaaatatGAAGAACTTCCAATATCTGAAAAGCAAAGACCGTCGTTTGTCAGCTCCTGCTGCTGTACTGAAGATTTTTACTGAATCCTTAAAAGCTCATCAAACCATCTGAATTTACAAACAGCTAATACTTCATTTGGAGAAACATTTGGTTTGGTTGCACtacagaaataaacaaaagtatTAGCGCACACCTCAGAAATCTCAGTTTGTGTTTCCATGTCCAAGCAGCTCCTGTCAGTGTAATCTGTAGCTGGTAGTTTTGTCCATATAATGCATATACTATAACATATCATCTTAGCATGTTTATGTTCAATTTGTGTGATGTAGAAGAAAATGTATAACCTCTGCCAGCTGTTTTTGTTCACACTGGTGCAACAAAGTATCTAATCTATTTTTGAGTTTGTCATTCGTGAACCATACTTTTGTCCTAGAGTCATTTTTGACTGAACGAAGAGAAAATGCAGTCGCAGCCTGAGAAACTCTCTGAACATCTTATTCTGAGTGTTTTTAAATGCTTGAAATTGTTTCCAAGAATTTAAGGAAAAACCTTCAGTACAGcgaatctttcttttttaataataaatttaTCACTGGGGATAAATTTAAATGAGCCTGTTTCTGCGTCGTGATGATACTCATGACAGCAACAAACTAGATCCAGGCTGAATTACAACCACGGGCTTACTGTTGTAATTGAACAAGCCTAGAGAAAATATGAGACGACAATGTTCACAGTAGAAAAATTAGGTCAGACTCTAAAAACATGACTGATGATGGCATCagtgtctttgtgtttctgttgcgCTCGGTGGTTTTCTTTCACAGCGTTAGCGTTTTTTTCATGTATtagctgaaacaggaaacatttcCCACGTGCATGTCTACTCCAAAATATTATGGAGGAGTCCTAACACATTTACAAACTACTGATACAGTACGAGAAGTACCACGGTTGGTATACACACTGGCATAATATGTGTGACTTTTATATATTGTTGTAACATTAATACAGTATACCAGGAATTTCTTAAAAAGTGACATTGcagttatttttttgtaaaactgatCTGATTTTGTCTACATCGTCATCATCATGCAGAACCAAATGAACAAGTCTACTTTTTCTGCTGGTGCAAGGCCACTGCGATCGTTCTGAGGTATCAAGCAAAAAGAATCACAAAGCAAACGGAGCGCTGTTAGTCTACGGGAAGAAGCAGCAAAGTGAAAAAGACACCGTGACAGCAGCGAGGTGAGGTACAACAAATCTCGTAACCCTGAATGAAACAGACGCTGAAAGTCGGTCTCAAATCTGTCAGAGCTAATTAGCAGCTTTATGTAGTCGTGTCTGACGTCAACAGCGTCACAGACACCAAAACATACTGAACGCAGACAGCTAAGCAGGCAAAGAGGCTGCAGTGTAAAAGCACCAATTCGCCATTTGTCAGTTTAGATTTCTTCCGAcccttagaaacaaaaacaaaaaacaagaagaggaaATGAGGAACGTGTGCACTTCATTGCATCTTGCTCTTTGTGATTCGTAAACCTGATACAGAGCCAGCTACAGAGGGATTCTTACACAGTGAGAAAGCTTAACATGCTTTTGTTTGATATGCATGGATAACTCTAGACGAGCAGAGCGAACGTGAGTTCACGCCaaagcaggtaaaaaaaaaaaaaaaacaagcaaacaaaaaaaaaaaaaagtcctctctTCCTGCTTCCTGTTATCCTgcagtcaggtttttttttgttttgttttgttttttacttccaGCTCGGCTTCCTGCTTCTGCTGGATGTCATCAAGTCTCTGGGCTGCACAGACTTTTCAGAGAAGCTGCTAGATTTACGAACGTTCTCACGTGCTACAGGGGGAGGCGGGGTCTCGCTACGGTAGGTGCTGCAGCTTGTTGCCTTCACGCTTTGCACCCGCCGCAGGCTTGTTGCCTGTGGCCGCTCGTCACTGGTGTGACCTGCGTGTGATGCCCGGGTCGGCTTTTGTCGACCCAGGAGGGAGGGGCTGCGAGACGGGGTGGAAGGGACCGACGGAGGGCCCAGCTCTTTCCTGGTCCTGGAAGACGAGGCCACAGTATTGCGGGCGAAGCTGGGGACTCCAGAAGTGTTttttgcactgtgtgtgtgtgaactgctGTTCTCAGGAGATGTCTGAGCTTGAGCTTGAGCCTGAGCGAGGGCTCTCATAGTAGAGCGGCACATCTTCTCCTCAGGCGCCGGCTTGGGAATGTTCCTCACGGGTTTGGCGCTTGGCTTGTGGATTGAAGCTTTCCTAGGCATTGAATCACGTGCCCATCTAGAAACGCTGCCCGTGAGAGCACCTCCCTTCTGGGCTTTTGACTCATCAGGAGGCAAACTGGAGTGCCGAGGAGGTCTCGTTGTCTTCTCGCTCCTTCCTCTTGCCGGAGTGCTCTGGTCACGGGGAGGCCGCCGTGTCTCCCCGCTATCGTGAACTGCAGGTTTCTCTGCTCGCCTGCTGCTACCTGTCCTGGTCAGCTTGGTAATAGGGATGACTTTCCGCATACCCTGGTTATCGTTGTTGGCCAGCGTTCGCACACCATGGCCTGCACTGGTTTTGGTTGCTTTGCTGCCTTTGCTCTTTGTAGGCGCTGGCTTTCGGCTGCTTCGTTGTGCATCTTTCCCCGCAGTCTGTTTTCCTTCAGCGGTGTCGCAGCTCTCCGTGTCCCACTCTTCTGTGGTAGTAGATGGAGCCATAGATGCTGCATCCACAGATTTGGGGGCTGAGAGCTCATTAGTTGAAGCAGACTGGTCGTTGGGAGATGTGGATTGCGGGTCTTGCCGACTCTCCTGATCTTTGATGCAGTCAGCTGTTTGGAAATGAAGTCCTTCTTTTGTAGACGAGGATTCCACCTCAGAGCAATCCAAGGTGACAGAGATGTCCGTTTCTGTGCAGTCCATTATATAAAACATTGGCTTCTTGTTGGATACAGAGGTATCTAGTGGAAGAGGGGTATCACAGGTTGTGGATGAAACTGTGCTGTAGTCCTCTtcgtctttctctctctgaggaGAGACCCCAGCCTGAGTTGGAGGAACTATTGTATCTTCCCATACTACCTTTAGATTTCCCCCCCTTTCCAAAAATGTATCATGTGAAAGGTTGTCCAGATTCTTGGGTGGTGACTGTCTCCCTATTTCCAGATCCGTCACCACAACGTCCCCCCGGTTGACAAAGTGCATGTGATTGCTGTTATTGTTTGGACTGATTAGGTCAAAAGCCTGAGGACCTCGGACTAAAGTATGCTTCTCCACACTAACACTCATGTGGCCAGTAATTGCTGGGTTGGGAATATGGGCAGGCTTCTGAAAGACACAAAAGGGCCGAGGCAGAGCGCTGCTCTCTGACACAGATGAgtaattgttgttgttgttgttgtccccGTTATCGTTTAGCTCAGAGGAAGAAAACTTGGCGTGTGAGACGATCGGCTCAGTTTCTGAATGCGGAGacgttgcttttctttcacggCCCAGTTCCCGGTTATTGTCCTGGCCTAACATCCAGGGGGCCATCCTCCGCTGGATAGGACGGCCTAACCGAGGTAGGCTGTTAAATTTTGAAAAGTCAGAGGTGTTCCCTGTGCTTCCGAACAGCTCCAAGTATCCCTGGAGTTCACGATCTGCTATGGAGGTCATGGTGTGTCGGTGTCGGCGTGCGCTGGCAGAACGTTCCAGCGGGCAGTGTGGACTCTGAGACCTCTGGAAAAACTCCAGGAGGCCCTCCTTGGTGAGCATTTCCACGTCGTTCTCGCTGCTGCTGCGACCAAATCCGCCGGTCTGATCCCCGCTCGACCACGCAAAACGCTTTTCCTCCAGTTCTTTGAGACGACGCTGTCTGGCTGCTTCCTTCAACTCCCGGTCCGTGTTGTCCTGATGGAAACAGAAATGTAAGGAAGGAGAATTCTGAGAATCAGGAACATGAATGATGGTGACATCCAACTCACttatttttgagtttttttaaCAGTGGATCACCATGAACAATTACCACGCATATAGAAGACAAgcaagaaatgacaacatcatATGAGATTATAATAACCCAGAATTATTGCTTCACTCAAGCAGACCTTAACAGCTTTCTTGAATTTGATGCAGAAGTCCTGAAAGATCCGGAAGCCCTCGTCCAGCTTGAACGTGTCCTTGTCTTCACAAAAGAAATCGATGAGAGTACTTCCCTCTTTACGCAGATCCAGCCTGCGTCTCTTTAAGTCCTGAAGTGTCAGTGCTGCACTCTAAGACAAGAGACcgagcacacatgcacacttttTATTCATAACGCATCATCCACTTTTACACAAGTCATTATCTATAGCACTTAAGTCAGCAGCTTCACAAATGTAGAGCGGGCTGGATCCAACTTTCTGTACATGTGTCTGTGTACACAATGTATTACATAActaactgctgctgcttcacctgcaggaagggctccagctgctgcagcagctcCTGGTCTCCTTGAACTTTCTCTTCCAGGGATTTGATTCGGACATACAAGGAGGAAAACTCCTCCTCAATGTTTTCCACTGAAATTCTACATGAACACAGGAGAAAGATATTTAAAACACACTTGTACTTGTTATTACATAAAAACTGACGGACAGGAGTGTAAGCAGTCTTCCTtatattacttaaaaaaaacaaacaaacatgtgacATTAATTTGATGAATGCACTTCCAAACTGTTGAAAATGTAGACCGCAGGGAGAAATGCTTTCAGGGTCTCTATCCTGAGGGCAGGAGAGAGGAGTAATTCTCTGCGGTGCAGTATCTGCACTGACAGCACACAGAGATGACCTTGTGAAGCTGACAGAGCCTGAGACTGTGCTGTGAATATAACTCCTGTTCTACACCTAAATTAGATGTCAGCCTGGTTAATGAGGCTGTGCTTGGCCGTATCAATAAAATACTACGGCAATCGTCGTCTTCAGCGCCTCATTATGTTTCCCATCAGAAAATTTGGCTGTTTAATAAATGTGATGGTGGTTAATTTGgaaatcatttcattttacaGAGGCTTTACAGAAAACTGATGTCTGCTGTGCAACTGACTGATACAAACTGACACTTATGCTCTCACAGTCCTTAACTCACCCTGCTTCAGACTGCATGCACTTGGAGAATAAACAGCTTTTATACGAGTCCATTATCACCTCTGCATGACTGCAAAACTGATAATGGACTCCTACATTTCTCACTGGCAAGGATTTGATTCCCTTCGATTACCTGGCTGCACTCTGGACATCTTGAAGCTTCTCAGGAAACTTGAGCAACTTCTCGTCCTTTTTCTTCGCCTCCTGCATGGAGAGAGACATCGCACAGTCAACATCTAAATGTCTGATTTTGTACAAGATAAAGTGGCGTAGTTGTTGTGATGAAGGACCAATATCTGTATGGTGATGTAACTGCTTGGCGAGCCGTTCTTGGCTCtgtgctgtttcctgtcaccaTCTGCTGTCCACCTGCTCTCCTGCAGCTTCAGTGGTCAAACAGTTTTCTCATCACTGCTGTAAAACACTGATTTGAATTTCTTTATGACAGACTTTCCTACAGTGTTTGTACAGTAAATGCATCTTTGCTTATTGTGAGGTTAATCCAGCTTTTTTCAGTTCTGCTATCGTCTTGTTAATACAACCATAAACCTGTTAATATAACCATTCATCATTTTTAAGATAAATGCACAGAGTAGCGGTTTGACacaggcaaggcaaggcaagtttatttgtatagcacaattcaacaacaaggtgattcaaagtgctttacagagacattagaaacaagaacaaataaaaagcatgatttaaaattgattaaaacaagcaaataaactaactaactaattaacaaacaaacaaacaaacaaaacagtatataaaatcaaaacagataaaatcagtagttaaatgtaagttttgaaatttaagcttaaagtgtggatttggtgctttattcaaatgcagctgagaacaggtgcgtcttcaacctggatttaaataaactgagtgtttcagctgatctgaggctttctgggagtttgttccagatataaggagcataaaagctgaatgcagcttctccgtgtctggttctgactctgggaactgataaaagaccggatccagatgacctgagggatctggaaggttcatactgggtcaggaggtcattgatgtattttggtcctaaaccattcagagctttataggccagcatcagaactttaaagtctatcctctgacggacaggcagccagtgtaaggacctcagagctggactgatgtggtccacttttttggtcttagtgaggactcgagcagcagagttctgaatgagctgtagttgtctgactgattttttaggtagacctgtaaagatgctgttacagtaatcaagcctactaaagatgaatgcatggactagtttttccaggtcctgttgagaca
Coding sequences within:
- the fhdc1 gene encoding FH2 domain-containing protein 1, translated to MLVMSCTSTTNEPESCSSEGSSCTTSSITTSDPSSMSGHGQPTLLSDTTQNEVPPPPPLPPPPPGAPPPPPPLANTSSNHNGRKKRRVRSFYWKPIPEEKVRGKPNIWTLAVRQQQYQIDVRSVEELFGQQEDAGTGLRGSAASTATSTHVSRSRSFKETKKDEVNILDSKRGMNVGIFLKQFKKSNRSIVEDIRKGEGKIYGAELLKDLLKLLPDAEEIKKLQAFKGDPDKLTLVDSFMYLLIQVPRFEVRIEAMVLQEEFLPCCAAMGHEIDVVRVVTKQLMSCEELHAILHLVLQAGNIMNAGGYAGNAVGFKLSSLLSLADTKANKPGMNLLHFVAMEAKKKDEKLLKFPEKLQDVQSAARISVENIEEEFSSLYVRIKSLEEKVQGDQELLQQLEPFLQSAALTLQDLKRRRLDLRKEGSTLIDFFCEDKDTFKLDEGFRIFQDFCIKFKKAVKDNTDRELKEAARQRRLKELEEKRFAWSSGDQTGGFGRSSSENDVEMLTKEGLLEFFQRSQSPHCPLERSASARRHRHTMTSIADRELQGYLELFGSTGNTSDFSKFNSLPRLGRPIQRRMAPWMLGQDNNRELGRERKATSPHSETEPIVSHAKFSSSELNDNGDNNNNNNYSSVSESSALPRPFCVFQKPAHIPNPAITGHMSVSVEKHTLVRGPQAFDLISPNNNSNHMHFVNRGDVVVTDLEIGRQSPPKNLDNLSHDTFLERGGNLKVVWEDTIVPPTQAGVSPQREKDEEDYSTVSSTTCDTPLPLDTSVSNKKPMFYIMDCTETDISVTLDCSEVESSSTKEGLHFQTADCIKDQESRQDPQSTSPNDQSASTNELSAPKSVDAASMAPSTTTEEWDTESCDTAEGKQTAGKDAQRSSRKPAPTKSKGSKATKTSAGHGVRTLANNDNQGMRKVIPITKLTRTGSSRRAEKPAVHDSGETRRPPRDQSTPARGRSEKTTRPPRHSSLPPDESKAQKGGALTGSVSRWARDSMPRKASIHKPSAKPVRNIPKPAPEEKMCRSTMRALAQAQAQAQTSPENSSSHTHSAKNTSGVPSFARNTVASSSRTRKELGPPSVPSTPSRSPSLLGRQKPTRASHAGHTSDERPQATSLRRVQSVKATSCSTYRSETPPPPVARENVRKSSSFSEKSVQPRDLMTSSRSRKPSWK